A window of the Vibrio ostreae genome harbors these coding sequences:
- a CDS encoding CBS domain-containing protein produces MDSLKVRDYMTKKAVTFRPEMSLTAALDRVIHSNHLGGPVIDDRERVIGFLSEQDLLEKLIKVSYHCQDTHIVSDCMHEEVLSVSPEMSIIELAQMMKVGKPKVYPVVDDNKLVGIITRRDVLLAIGKNLTTCFKHPV; encoded by the coding sequence ATGGATTCGCTAAAAGTAAGAGACTATATGACTAAAAAAGCGGTGACATTTAGACCTGAAATGTCATTAACCGCAGCGCTGGATAGGGTAATCCATTCGAACCATTTGGGTGGGCCTGTGATTGATGACAGGGAGCGGGTGATAGGCTTTTTGTCCGAACAAGACTTATTGGAAAAGCTGATTAAAGTCAGCTACCACTGTCAGGATACGCATATTGTCAGCGACTGCATGCATGAAGAAGTCCTCTCAGTTTCGCCGGAAATGTCGATCATCGAACTGGCGCAGATGATGAAAGTGGGTAAACCGAAAGTCTATCCGGTTGTCGATGATAATAAGTTGGTTGGTATCATAACCCGAAGGGATGTGCTGTTGGCAATTGGCAAAAATCTCACGACCTGCTTCAAGCATCCGGTATAA
- the moaD gene encoding molybdopterin synthase sulfur carrier subunit yields MIKVLFFAQTRELVDCDSLTVEGAFETVEALRAHLAAQPGKWELALQPGKLLAAVNQSIVALDSALQDGDEVAFFPPVTGG; encoded by the coding sequence ATGATTAAAGTTCTGTTTTTTGCTCAAACGCGCGAGCTGGTGGACTGTGACAGTCTGACCGTTGAGGGGGCATTTGAAACAGTTGAAGCGTTACGTGCCCATCTGGCGGCCCAGCCAGGTAAATGGGAGCTGGCGTTACAACCAGGCAAGCTTTTAGCGGCAGTCAATCAATCGATTGTGGCGCTCGATTCAGCTCTGCAAGACGGTGATGAAGTGGCATTTTTCCCGCCGGTGACTGGGGGCTGA
- the moaC gene encoding cyclic pyranopterin monophosphate synthase MoaC gives MNQFTHINASGEANMVDVSGKTDTVREARAEAFVRMAPETLQLIVSGQHHKGDVFATARIAGIQAAKKTWELIPLCHPLLLSKVEVQLEAIEADNLVRIESVCKLAGKTGVEMEALTAASVAALTIYDMCKAVQKDIVIEQVRLLEKTGGKSGHFKVDA, from the coding sequence ATGAACCAGTTTACTCATATCAATGCTTCCGGTGAGGCCAACATGGTCGACGTGTCAGGCAAAACGGACACTGTACGCGAAGCTCGTGCCGAAGCCTTTGTACGCATGGCACCCGAAACCCTGCAGCTGATTGTTTCGGGCCAGCACCATAAAGGTGACGTGTTTGCCACGGCGCGTATTGCCGGTATTCAGGCCGCGAAGAAGACCTGGGAGCTGATCCCGCTGTGCCATCCTCTGCTGCTGTCGAAAGTTGAAGTACAACTGGAGGCGATAGAAGCTGACAATTTGGTCCGGATTGAATCGGTGTGCAAACTGGCGGGTAAAACTGGCGTGGAAATGGAAGCGCTGACAGCGGCCTCTGTGGCTGCGTTGACCATTTACGATATGTGCAAAGCGGTACAGAAAGATATTGTGATTGAACAGGTCCGTTTGCTGGAAAAAACCGGCGGTAAATCCGGGCACTTTAAGGTGGATGCATGA
- the moaB gene encoding molybdenum cofactor biosynthesis protein B, producing the protein MGHAENKFQAANIAVLTVSDTRTEETDTSGRYLAEQLQEAGHKLADKQIVIDDMYKIRAIVSQWIADENVQAVMITGGTGFTSRDSTPEALKPLFDKEVEGFGELFRMVSYEEIGTSTIQSRALAGFANHTVIFAMPGSTGACRTGWTKIIRQQMDASHRPCNFMPHLSV; encoded by the coding sequence ATGGGTCACGCAGAAAACAAATTTCAAGCGGCTAACATTGCCGTCCTGACCGTATCAGATACTCGTACTGAAGAGACAGATACCTCAGGCCGCTATCTGGCGGAACAACTGCAGGAAGCCGGACACAAACTGGCGGATAAGCAGATCGTGATTGATGATATGTACAAGATCCGTGCGATTGTTTCCCAATGGATTGCGGATGAAAACGTGCAGGCAGTAATGATTACCGGCGGTACCGGTTTTACCTCGCGCGACAGCACTCCGGAAGCGCTTAAGCCACTGTTTGATAAAGAAGTGGAAGGGTTTGGTGAGCTGTTCCGTATGGTTTCTTATGAGGAAATCGGCACCTCGACGATTCAGTCACGCGCGCTGGCAGGCTTTGCTAACCACACAGTAATTTTTGCAATGCCTGGCTCGACTGGCGCCTGCCGTACCGGTTGGACCAAGATTATCCGCCAGCAAATGGATGCCAGCCATCGTCCGTGTAACTTCATGCCACACTTGTCAGTGTAA
- the moaA gene encoding GTP 3',8-cyclase MoaA translates to MAQQFEDRFQRKFYYLRLSVTDVCNFKCTYCLPDGYHPSGNKNSSFLTLPEIERVVSAFAECGTSKVRITGGEPSLRKDFTDIIHAVASTSGIEKVATTTNGYRMANNVAQWKEAGLTHINVSLDSLDPRMFHQITGENRFHQVMQGIERAFEVGYEQVKVNVVLMKDLNTQDMPKFLDWIRHRPIQLRFIELMQTGEMDDLFNKHHVSGTAIRNQLIADGWILKARANNDGPAQVFVHADYQGEIGLIMPYEKNFCTSCNRLRISALGKLHLCLFGEHGVELRDLLQQDEQKNELIERIQSQLQTKSVSHFLHDGNPGMTPHLASIGG, encoded by the coding sequence GTGGCGCAACAATTCGAAGATAGATTTCAACGCAAGTTCTATTACTTGCGCTTGTCGGTTACAGATGTCTGTAACTTTAAATGTACGTACTGTTTACCTGACGGCTATCATCCGTCGGGCAATAAAAACTCCTCTTTTTTAACTCTGCCAGAGATCGAACGTGTGGTGAGCGCGTTTGCTGAATGCGGGACTTCTAAAGTCCGTATTACCGGCGGAGAGCCTAGTCTGCGTAAAGATTTTACCGATATTATTCATGCCGTCGCATCAACGTCCGGTATCGAGAAGGTCGCGACCACTACCAACGGTTACCGTATGGCCAACAATGTGGCGCAATGGAAAGAAGCAGGGCTGACCCATATTAATGTCAGTCTTGATAGCCTGGATCCGCGTATGTTTCACCAGATCACCGGCGAAAACCGCTTTCATCAGGTGATGCAAGGGATCGAACGCGCCTTTGAGGTGGGCTATGAACAGGTTAAAGTCAATGTGGTGCTGATGAAAGATCTCAACACTCAGGACATGCCTAAGTTTCTGGACTGGATTCGCCATCGTCCAATTCAATTGCGTTTTATTGAGTTGATGCAGACCGGTGAGATGGATGATCTGTTCAACAAACATCATGTATCCGGCACGGCCATTCGTAATCAGCTGATCGCTGATGGCTGGATTTTGAAGGCGCGCGCCAATAATGACGGCCCGGCTCAGGTGTTTGTCCATGCGGATTATCAGGGCGAGATTGGTTTAATCATGCCGTATGAGAAAAACTTCTGTACCAGCTGTAACCGGTTGCGTATTTCTGCGCTGGGTAAGCTGCACTTATGTCTGTTTGGTGAGCATGGCGTCGAGCTGCGTGACCTTTTACAACAGGACGAGCAGAAGAATGAGCTGATTGAACGTATTCAGTCCCAGTTGCAAACCAAATCGGTCAGCCATTTTCTGCATGACGGAAATCCGGGCATGACGCCTCATCTCGCTTCTATCGGCGGCTAA
- a CDS encoding YvcK family protein, with translation MTLYKNKKVVAIGGGHGLGRMLAALKIFGSNATGIVTTTDNGGSTGRIRDCQGGIAWGDTRNCINQLITEPSISSMMFEYRFKGSGELDGHNLGNLMLTALDNLSVRPLEAINLIRTMLKVDVNIVPMSEHPSDLKALSVDGLWVTGETSVDEMEQDLKRLDLTPAVPATREGVSAIEQADAIILGPGSFLTSIMPPLLLPEIGQAIENNTSAKLIFVENLSPEYGPAGRMSLEQKLSWCERACQGRRIDVVLGGKPHQAPLTDAWNCVTRDLASPNRDWRHDRLKLRQAIEEQLALMPLS, from the coding sequence ATGACGCTTTACAAGAATAAAAAAGTGGTCGCTATCGGTGGCGGGCACGGCTTAGGACGCATGTTGGCTGCGTTGAAAATATTTGGCTCAAACGCAACCGGTATTGTGACCACAACCGACAACGGCGGCTCAACCGGACGCATCCGGGATTGTCAGGGCGGTATTGCCTGGGGTGATACCCGCAACTGTATCAATCAGTTGATTACCGAACCGTCTATCAGCTCGATGATGTTCGAATATCGCTTTAAAGGCTCAGGCGAACTCGACGGCCACAATCTGGGGAACCTGATGCTAACCGCCCTCGATAACCTCTCGGTCAGACCGTTGGAAGCCATCAACCTGATTCGGACCATGTTGAAAGTTGATGTCAATATCGTCCCTATGTCAGAGCATCCTTCTGATCTCAAAGCCTTGTCCGTTGATGGCCTATGGGTTACCGGTGAGACCAGCGTTGATGAGATGGAGCAGGATCTAAAGCGTCTCGACCTGACGCCAGCAGTACCAGCGACCCGGGAAGGAGTCAGCGCGATAGAACAAGCCGACGCCATTATCCTCGGTCCAGGCAGTTTCCTGACCAGTATCATGCCACCATTGCTGTTGCCGGAAATCGGTCAGGCCATTGAAAACAACACGTCGGCCAAACTGATTTTTGTCGAGAATCTGTCGCCGGAATATGGCCCGGCAGGACGCATGTCACTGGAACAAAAACTGAGCTGGTGCGAGCGAGCCTGTCAGGGGCGGCGTATTGATGTCGTTTTAGGTGGTAAACCGCATCAGGCACCTTTAACCGATGCCTGGAACTGCGTGACCCGTGATCTGGCCTCACCCAACCGTGACTGGCGCCATGACCGGCTTAAACTACGCCAAGCTATCGAAGAACAACTGGCATTAATGCCGCTGAGTTAA
- the luxU gene encoding quorum-sensing phosphorelay protein LuxU has translation MEVLNQTKVDSLAREIGEENVPVLVEIFLGELDMYQQNLSSDQLDDKVQYLKEISHALKSSAASFGAELLCAKAAEIDSRAKSGEGIDEAHDTASMIELLERTHQRYSQLAC, from the coding sequence ATGGAAGTGTTGAATCAAACTAAGGTAGACAGTCTGGCGCGGGAGATCGGTGAAGAGAATGTGCCGGTTTTGGTCGAAATTTTTCTTGGTGAACTTGATATGTACCAGCAAAATCTCAGCAGCGATCAGCTGGATGATAAGGTGCAGTACCTGAAAGAGATCAGCCATGCTTTGAAAAGCAGCGCGGCGAGTTTTGGTGCCGAGCTGTTGTGTGCGAAAGCCGCTGAGATCGACAGTCGTGCCAAGTCCGGTGAGGGCATCGATGAAGCGCATGATACCGCCAGTATGATTGAACTGCTTGAGCGTACTCATCAGCGTTATTCACAGCTTGCCTGCTGA
- the luxO gene encoding quorum-sensing sigma-54 dependent transcriptional regulator LuxO, translating to MQLNDIHQKSKYLLMVEDTASVAALYRSYLTPLEIDINIVGTGRDAIESIAKRTPDLILLDLRLPDMTGMDVLHEVKKQSPDVPVIFMTAHGSIDTAVEAMRHGAQDFLIKPCEADRLRVTVNNAIRKASKLKNDTDSTNQNYQGFIGSSHNMQAVYRTIDSAASSKASIFITGESGTGKEVCAEAIHAASKRGDKPFIAINCAAIPKDLIESELFGHVKGAFTGAATDRQGAAELADGGTLFLDELCEMDLDLQTKLLRFIQTGTFQKVGSSKMKSVDVRFVCATNRDPWKEVQEGRFREDLYYRLYVIPLHLPPLRERGDDVIEIAYSLLGYMSKEEGKGFVRLAPGVVERFRKYEWPGNVRQLQNVLRNVVVLNEGSEIALEMLPPPLSQPIESENILPNVGQGRISVHEIFPLWMTEKQAIENAIEACDGNIPRAAGYLDVSPSTIYRKLQTWNEKEQEKENEK from the coding sequence ATGCAACTTAACGATATACATCAAAAGTCAAAGTATTTGCTGATGGTCGAAGACACGGCTTCGGTCGCGGCGCTGTATCGTTCTTATCTGACTCCTCTGGAGATCGATATCAATATTGTCGGTACCGGGCGTGACGCGATCGAAAGTATCGCGAAACGGACTCCGGATCTGATCCTGCTCGATTTACGCCTGCCAGATATGACGGGTATGGATGTGCTGCACGAAGTGAAGAAGCAATCGCCGGATGTCCCGGTGATTTTCATGACAGCGCACGGCTCTATCGATACCGCAGTGGAAGCGATGCGCCACGGTGCTCAGGATTTCCTTATCAAACCGTGTGAAGCGGACCGTTTGCGTGTCACAGTAAATAATGCGATCCGCAAGGCCAGCAAGCTTAAAAATGACACCGACAGCACCAATCAGAACTATCAGGGCTTCATCGGCAGCAGTCACAATATGCAAGCGGTCTATCGCACGATTGACTCGGCTGCGAGCAGTAAAGCCAGTATCTTTATCACCGGTGAAAGCGGTACAGGTAAAGAAGTGTGTGCCGAAGCCATCCATGCCGCCAGCAAGCGCGGTGACAAGCCGTTCATCGCGATTAACTGTGCTGCGATTCCAAAAGACTTGATCGAAAGTGAGTTGTTCGGCCACGTAAAAGGTGCCTTTACCGGTGCTGCCACCGATCGTCAGGGTGCGGCTGAACTGGCAGACGGCGGCACTCTGTTTTTGGATGAATTGTGTGAAATGGATCTGGACTTACAGACCAAGCTGTTGCGCTTTATCCAGACCGGTACCTTTCAGAAAGTCGGTTCATCGAAAATGAAAAGTGTCGATGTCCGTTTTGTCTGTGCAACCAACCGCGACCCCTGGAAAGAGGTGCAGGAAGGACGTTTTCGTGAAGACTTATACTACCGTTTGTACGTGATTCCGCTCCATTTACCGCCACTGCGTGAGCGTGGTGACGATGTGATTGAAATTGCTTATTCCCTGCTGGGCTACATGTCTAAAGAAGAAGGCAAAGGCTTTGTCCGCCTGGCTCCGGGTGTGGTCGAACGGTTCAGAAAGTACGAGTGGCCGGGCAATGTGCGCCAGCTGCAGAACGTGCTGCGTAATGTGGTGGTATTGAATGAAGGCAGTGAGATCGCGCTTGAAATGCTGCCACCGCCGCTGAGTCAGCCGATTGAATCGGAAAATATCTTGCCAAATGTTGGTCAGGGTCGCATTTCTGTGCATGAAATTTTCCCATTATGGATGACAGAGAAACAGGCGATTGAAAACGCTATCGAAGCGTGTGATGGTAATATTCCGCGTGCGGCGGGTTATTTGGATGTTAGTCCATCGACCATTTATCGTAAGCTGCAGACCTGGAACGAAAAAGAACAAGAAAAGGAAAATGAAAAGTAG
- the uvrB gene encoding excinuclease ABC subunit UvrB: MSKAFELVSEYQPSGDQPEAIRQLLEGIDAGLAHQTLLGVTGSGKTFTLANVIAQAQRPAILLAPNKTLAAQLYGEMKSFFPNNAVEYFVSYYDYYQPEAYVPTTDTFIEKDAAVNAHIEQMRLSATKALLERKDAIIVASVSAIYGLGDPDSYLKMMLHLRRGDVINQRDMLRRLAELQYSRNDVAFERGQFRVRGEVIDIFPAESEQEAVRVEMFDDEVECISLFDPLTGVIKQRDLPRFTVYPKTHYVTPRERILEAIEQIKQELAVRRQYLLDNNKLLEEQRISQRTQFDIEMMNELGFCSGIENYSRYLSGRSEGEPPPTLFDYLPHDGLLVIDESHVTVPQIGAMYKGDRSRKETLVEYGFRLPSALDNRPLKFEEFESIAPQTIFVSATPGKYEMEKSDGEVVDQVVRPTGLLDPQLEVRPVATQVDDLLSEIRMRAAQDERVLVTTLTKRMAEDLTEYLHEHEVKVRYLHSDIDTVERVEIIRDLRLGEFDVLVGINLLREGLDMPEVSLVAILDADKEGFLRSERSLIQTIGRAARNLKGKAILYADRITNSMKLAMDETNRRREKQQAHNEKMGIKPQALKRNVKDIMELGDITKSRKQKTSKVVPLGKVAETSASYDTMSPQQLEKEISRLEGQMYKHAQDLEFELAAEKRDQIEQLRQQFIVNS, from the coding sequence ATGAGCAAAGCATTTGAATTGGTGTCTGAATATCAACCTTCCGGTGATCAGCCAGAAGCGATTCGACAGTTATTAGAGGGGATAGACGCCGGACTGGCCCACCAGACCCTGCTTGGTGTCACCGGTTCGGGGAAAACTTTTACCTTGGCTAATGTGATTGCTCAGGCTCAGCGTCCGGCCATCCTGTTGGCGCCCAATAAGACCCTGGCGGCCCAACTGTATGGCGAAATGAAGAGTTTCTTTCCCAACAATGCGGTCGAGTATTTCGTCTCTTACTACGATTACTATCAGCCAGAAGCTTATGTGCCGACGACCGATACTTTTATTGAAAAAGATGCGGCAGTCAACGCACACATTGAGCAGATGCGTCTGTCGGCCACTAAAGCCCTGCTCGAGCGTAAAGATGCCATTATCGTTGCGTCTGTGTCTGCGATTTATGGTCTGGGCGATCCTGATTCCTATTTGAAAATGATGCTGCATTTACGCCGTGGTGATGTGATTAACCAGCGCGATATGCTGCGCCGATTGGCTGAGCTGCAATACTCACGTAATGATGTGGCATTTGAACGCGGCCAGTTTCGGGTGCGAGGCGAAGTGATCGATATTTTCCCGGCGGAATCCGAGCAGGAAGCGGTGCGGGTCGAGATGTTTGATGACGAAGTTGAATGCATCAGTCTGTTTGACCCTCTGACCGGGGTTATCAAACAGCGGGATTTGCCAAGATTTACTGTGTACCCGAAAACTCACTACGTCACGCCGCGCGAGCGCATTCTTGAAGCCATTGAGCAGATCAAGCAAGAACTGGCGGTGCGACGCCAGTATCTGCTTGATAACAATAAGTTGCTTGAAGAACAGCGTATTTCGCAGCGTACTCAGTTTGACATCGAAATGATGAATGAACTCGGCTTCTGTTCCGGTATTGAAAACTATTCACGCTATCTGAGCGGCCGTTCGGAAGGCGAACCGCCTCCGACCCTGTTTGACTATCTGCCGCATGACGGTTTGCTGGTCATCGATGAAAGCCACGTCACCGTGCCGCAGATTGGCGCCATGTATAAGGGTGACCGTTCGCGTAAGGAAACCCTGGTGGAATACGGCTTCCGGCTGCCTTCGGCTTTGGATAACCGTCCACTCAAGTTTGAAGAGTTTGAATCGATCGCGCCGCAGACGATTTTTGTGTCCGCGACGCCCGGCAAATATGAGATGGAAAAATCAGACGGTGAAGTGGTCGATCAGGTTGTGCGTCCGACCGGACTGCTTGATCCACAGCTGGAAGTCCGTCCGGTTGCAACTCAGGTCGATGACCTGTTATCAGAAATTCGTATGCGTGCCGCCCAGGATGAGCGGGTGCTTGTCACTACACTGACCAAGCGTATGGCAGAGGATTTGACTGAATATCTGCATGAGCATGAGGTCAAAGTGCGTTATCTGCACTCAGATATTGATACGGTAGAGCGGGTCGAAATTATTCGTGATTTGCGCCTGGGTGAGTTTGACGTGCTGGTCGGCATCAACCTGTTGCGCGAGGGACTGGATATGCCGGAAGTTTCGCTGGTGGCGATTCTGGACGCAGACAAGGAAGGCTTCCTGCGCTCAGAGCGTTCATTGATCCAGACGATCGGCCGCGCCGCACGTAACCTGAAAGGCAAGGCGATTCTGTACGCAGACCGTATTACCAACTCAATGAAGCTGGCGATGGATGAAACCAATCGTCGACGCGAGAAACAGCAGGCGCACAATGAGAAGATGGGCATCAAGCCTCAGGCGCTCAAGCGTAATGTTAAAGACATTATGGAGTTAGGTGATATCACCAAGTCGCGTAAGCAGAAAACCAGCAAAGTGGTGCCTTTGGGCAAGGTTGCGGAAACGTCAGCCAGCTACGATACTATGTCACCACAGCAGTTGGAAAAAGAGATCAGCAGGCTGGAAGGGCAAATGTACAAGCACGCTCAGGATCTTGAGTTTGAGCTGGCAGCAGAGAAGCGGGATCAGATTGAGCAGTTGCGTCAACAGTTTATCGTCAACAGCTAA
- a CDS encoding integrase arm-type DNA-binding domain-containing protein, which yields MARTTQSLTDKQISNAKPQDKKYTLFDGNGLRLRVKPNGTKTWLFNYTRPHNGKRANMTFGSYPSLSLTNTRKKVLGAIETLKRICQRVNEMMSFAQNKGLIEYTPLARISSAFLKPTVTSMKSIIADELPELMITLGRASIMYTEQRYGLFGSRHLCYLRRREVGKRKTTLQF from the coding sequence ATGGCAAGAACAACTCAATCTTTAACAGATAAACAAATCTCTAACGCTAAACCACAAGATAAAAAGTACACGCTCTTTGATGGTAACGGTCTTCGTCTACGTGTAAAACCAAACGGCACAAAGACGTGGCTATTCAACTATACACGCCCACACAACGGTAAACGCGCTAACATGACGTTTGGCAGTTACCCTAGCCTTTCCCTAACAAACACACGAAAGAAAGTTCTAGGCGCGATAGAAACGCTGAAAAGGATCTGCCAACGTGTGAACGAAATGATGAGTTTTGCTCAGAATAAGGGACTTATTGAGTACACCCCTTTAGCCAGAATCAGTTCTGCGTTCTTGAAACCTACCGTTACCAGTATGAAATCAATCATTGCCGACGAACTTCCTGAGCTAATGATAACCCTAGGACGGGCCAGTATCATGTATACAGAGCAGCGATATGGCCTCTTTGGCTCTCGGCATTTATGTTACCTCAGGCGCAGAGAAGTAGGTAAACGAAAGACAACGCTACAATTTTAG
- a CDS encoding EAL domain-containing protein — translation MAPVSTSTQSESSRTMDQSAFISAAESKMHTARYQNISLVLAIKPASLDPRAFDVFHKVMQTVKSAQVVGNLNQSFLLVYLCEPICISQSQARAIHFSIRHFFSEVKQADERVYRFLISGKVGLSVLGKDTHSMKTAVVHASQATLAQQAGHKSRIQFYDTDLQLTIKRYVLLEDLVRDAIEKGEIGVQYQPIIRCQDWVVAGYEALCRFNLDAALNATTTELIGLAEDLNLISELDLLTYQNAFSQCAPWLNKSGRFLNLNLSPNTQQSLSEVLECMVLLAKQEQVKLRQIVIDVNEIKSPAATIDVSTILPEFRQRGVQFALDDLSEGFRLADLLSQGQFQYLRVSRELIERSHERGEYYQVIKLLVRLCHRLDVEVVAEGIETPDEARLLSYLGVDYMQGYLFAKPVDYGDLQEAEKQLETILRQLHADGLTDSSDADEEAITLLNIASKSLPRLDPGEPLILANEYLKPDAINVVPVINKGECVGLVDKAQLNLHLTPAMGTEHETMKEAGIWNKPVASMMNTQLTIMDAQALLTDVLPLLRESALSLPIVLVTDNRYKGLVTETDITHYLLKRLKL, via the coding sequence ATGGCCCCCGTATCAACGTCAACGCAATCCGAATCGTCACGTACCATGGACCAGTCTGCGTTTATCTCGGCTGCAGAGTCCAAAATGCACACTGCACGATATCAGAACATCTCGCTGGTGCTTGCCATTAAGCCCGCCAGTCTGGACCCTAGAGCGTTTGACGTTTTCCACAAAGTCATGCAAACAGTGAAAAGTGCTCAGGTGGTGGGGAATCTGAATCAGAGTTTCCTGTTGGTCTACTTGTGCGAACCGATATGTATTAGCCAGAGTCAGGCTCGCGCGATTCATTTCAGCATTCGCCATTTCTTTTCTGAAGTGAAGCAGGCCGATGAGCGTGTGTATCGGTTTTTAATTTCCGGGAAAGTCGGTTTGTCGGTGTTGGGAAAGGACACCCATTCCATGAAGACGGCAGTCGTGCATGCCTCTCAGGCGACATTGGCTCAGCAAGCCGGACACAAAAGCCGTATTCAGTTCTACGATACCGATTTGCAACTCACGATTAAGCGCTATGTGCTACTGGAAGACCTTGTACGAGATGCCATCGAGAAAGGAGAGATAGGCGTTCAGTACCAACCCATCATACGTTGTCAGGACTGGGTGGTGGCAGGCTATGAGGCGCTGTGCCGTTTTAACCTGGATGCAGCGCTTAACGCTACAACCACAGAACTGATTGGGCTGGCAGAGGATTTAAACCTCATATCAGAGTTGGACTTACTGACTTATCAGAATGCGTTTTCCCAGTGCGCGCCGTGGCTGAATAAGTCCGGTCGTTTCCTGAACCTCAACCTTTCGCCGAATACCCAACAGAGTTTGTCCGAAGTCTTGGAATGCATGGTGCTGCTTGCGAAGCAGGAACAGGTCAAGCTACGGCAAATTGTCATCGATGTGAATGAAATCAAAAGCCCTGCGGCAACGATCGATGTCTCAACGATACTTCCGGAGTTTCGTCAGCGGGGCGTACAGTTTGCGCTGGACGACTTGTCTGAGGGATTCCGGCTGGCTGACTTATTGAGCCAAGGACAATTTCAGTACCTCAGAGTCAGTCGCGAGCTAATTGAACGCAGCCATGAGCGGGGGGAATACTATCAGGTCATTAAGCTGTTGGTCAGACTATGCCACCGCTTAGACGTTGAGGTGGTTGCAGAAGGTATCGAAACTCCGGACGAAGCCCGTTTGCTGTCTTACCTAGGGGTGGACTATATGCAAGGCTACCTGTTTGCTAAGCCGGTTGATTATGGCGACCTGCAGGAGGCGGAGAAACAGCTCGAGACGATACTTCGACAACTGCATGCCGATGGCCTGACGGATAGCTCGGATGCGGATGAAGAAGCCATCACCTTGCTTAATATTGCCAGCAAAAGTCTGCCTCGTTTAGACCCCGGTGAGCCTCTCATCCTGGCTAACGAGTACTTAAAACCCGACGCCATTAATGTGGTCCCTGTTATCAACAAAGGGGAATGTGTCGGATTGGTGGACAAAGCTCAGCTCAATCTTCATCTGACTCCGGCCATGGGAACGGAACATGAAACCATGAAAGAAGCGGGCATCTGGAATAAGCCCGTCGCCAGTATGATGAATACGCAACTGACCATCATGGACGCACAGGCGCTGCTTACGGATGTGCTCCCGTTACTAAGAGAGAGCGCTCTTTCTCTGCCCATCGTACTGGTCACCGATAACCGCTATAAAGGCTTGGTGACGGAAACGGACATTACCCACTATCTCTTGAAGCGGCTAAAATTGTAG
- a CDS encoding DUF350 domain-containing protein — protein sequence MQYIDLAALGNFSAYIGTSIVALLIFKYLVVLITPYNEWKLIKEQKNTAAAIALGGSVIGYAIAINGVLRNAVNFYDFITWAVVALITQIIMITIVRFVFMPKFVARIENDETGAAVIAAAMYIAVGLLNAGCMTY from the coding sequence ATGCAATACATCGATCTCGCGGCACTTGGGAACTTCAGTGCTTACATCGGTACCTCTATCGTCGCGTTACTTATCTTCAAATATCTGGTCGTGTTAATTACCCCATACAATGAATGGAAGTTGATCAAAGAACAGAAAAATACAGCTGCAGCAATTGCACTAGGTGGTTCCGTTATTGGTTACGCGATTGCAATTAATGGTGTACTTAGAAATGCGGTTAACTTCTATGACTTTATTACCTGGGCTGTAGTGGCACTTATTACGCAGATCATCATGATCACCATTGTACGCTTTGTATTTATGCCTAAGTTTGTTGCACGCATTGAAAATGATGAAACCGGCGCAGCGGTCATTGCGGCAGCAATGTATATCGCGGTGGGCTTACTGAATGCTGGTTGTATGACTTACTAA